From a region of the Methanoculleus receptaculi genome:
- a CDS encoding glycosyltransferase family 4 protein, whose translation MLDEDIKEKSVFFGNSESVFTSLIEGIDYRLLQAIDEFINHERPDAIYMHNIHPLNYRIAKFAKAHDITFIQHIHEPFVENKSVYGGIYKYFLNIFEYLQGKLLNLTDVAVVSSNIAANLFKRRYPNYSGKLIKVPLMYEDLGKDNVPPESRRYITFIGPPIPAKGPEIFLKIVEYSNNHALPLQYLLISRYPLEDHFCDIPNLTLYHKDQISDPEMAKLLHQSLMTITPYKTARQSSVVLTSYMCGTPVLSSDIDGLRESIHHLKTGYLVDLHAPVESWVGGIEYICDNNEVLSKNCRTEFVTNYSEINWQQYLSQIM comes from the coding sequence ATGTTAGATGAGGATATTAAGGAAAAATCTGTCTTTTTCGGTAATAGTGAAAGCGTATTTACATCTCTAATTGAGGGGATCGACTATCGGCTTTTACAGGCGATTGATGAATTTATCAATCACGAGAGGCCTGACGCGATATACATGCATAACATCCATCCATTAAATTATCGTATCGCTAAGTTCGCGAAAGCGCACGATATAACATTTATTCAGCATATTCACGAACCATTTGTGGAGAATAAATCTGTTTACGGGGGTATTTATAAGTATTTCTTAAATATATTCGAGTACCTCCAGGGGAAATTATTAAATTTAACAGATGTCGCTGTGGTATCTTCTAACATCGCAGCCAATCTCTTTAAAAGGCGGTACCCAAACTACTCTGGAAAATTGATAAAAGTTCCCCTGATGTATGAAGATCTCGGTAAAGATAATGTTCCGCCCGAAAGTCGGCGATATATAACATTTATCGGCCCTCCAATACCCGCAAAGGGTCCAGAAATATTTTTAAAAATTGTGGAGTACTCAAATAATCACGCTCTCCCATTACAGTACCTCTTGATCTCTCGATATCCACTTGAAGACCATTTTTGTGATATCCCTAATTTAACACTATATCATAAAGACCAGATATCTGATCCGGAAATGGCGAAGTTATTGCATCAAAGCCTGATGACAATTACCCCCTACAAAACAGCAAGACAGAGTTCTGTAGTGCTGACATCATATATGTGTGGTACTCCGGTCCTATCTTCAGATATTGATGGATTGAGGGAATCGATTCATCATTTAAAGACCGGTTACCTAGTTGATCTTCACGCTCCGGTGGAATCATGGGTTGGTGGAATTGAATATATATGTGATAATAATGAAGTTTTATCCAAAAACTGTCGAACGGAATTTGTGACAAATTACTCCGAGATAAATTGGCAGCAATACCTTTCTCAGATAATGTGA
- a CDS encoding CgeB family protein, producing the protein MKILVICSTLDLKYKLGCTPSWWQLMKALHEIGNEVVAVPYLGDPVDSPWWRTYPNPCSTESKLYNRFLDHKKRCGNLSSYNERPNPILNLLAEQHVRRRWEKHIIEILSGEKDIDAVFIMGVPINHIKGIPTRVREEFSIPVAYYDGDMPTILPRYATSRGFKFNYYVDADLSEFDAFFTNSKGVIPDLEEMGAKNVHPLYYAADPDLFNPVNVEKDIDISFFGYGSEFREEWMTKMIADPSMELPDVNFTVGGGGFGISLGNAKLIGDLSYSAFRKFCCRSKICLNITRWSHTNVYASATARPFELAAYGACIVSQPYNGIEEWFEVGKDIIVVESEDEAIETYQWLLASDEERQTFGENARERILREHTYHNRAELVTRELGNIKNLPAKPSINTADDVSIYRNRKQRACEPDGVKQ; encoded by the coding sequence GTGAAAATCCTTGTCATCTGCTCGACACTTGACCTGAAGTACAAACTCGGGTGCACCCCATCCTGGTGGCAACTCATGAAAGCTCTCCACGAAATCGGGAACGAAGTCGTCGCCGTACCCTACCTTGGTGACCCGGTCGACTCCCCCTGGTGGAGGACGTATCCTAACCCCTGCAGCACTGAGAGCAAACTCTACAACCGTTTCCTCGACCACAAGAAGCGGTGTGGAAACCTCTCCAGTTACAACGAAAGACCCAACCCCATCCTGAACCTGCTTGCAGAGCAGCATGTACGGAGGAGATGGGAGAAGCATATCATCGAGATCCTCTCCGGCGAGAAGGATATCGACGCGGTCTTCATCATGGGCGTCCCGATCAACCACATCAAGGGCATTCCAACCAGGGTCAGGGAGGAGTTCAGCATCCCTGTCGCATACTACGACGGCGACATGCCCACGATCCTTCCGAGGTACGCAACCAGCAGAGGGTTTAAGTTCAACTATTACGTCGACGCTGATCTCTCGGAGTTCGATGCATTCTTCACAAACTCTAAGGGCGTCATTCCAGACCTCGAGGAGATGGGTGCTAAGAATGTCCACCCGCTTTACTATGCAGCCGATCCCGATCTCTTCAATCCTGTCAACGTTGAGAAGGACATCGACATCTCATTCTTCGGTTATGGCAGTGAATTCCGGGAAGAATGGATGACGAAGATGATCGCCGATCCTTCAATGGAGCTGCCCGATGTAAACTTCACTGTTGGGGGCGGGGGTTTCGGGATCTCTCTTGGCAACGCCAAACTAATAGGTGACCTATCATACAGTGCCTTCCGAAAGTTCTGTTGCCGGAGCAAGATCTGCCTGAACATCACCAGGTGGTCGCACACGAACGTCTATGCGTCGGCGACAGCACGGCCGTTTGAACTGGCGGCGTACGGGGCGTGCATTGTCTCGCAGCCGTATAACGGGATTGAGGAGTGGTTTGAGGTTGGGAAGGACATCATTGTTGTGGAAAGTGAGGATGAGGCTATTGAGACATACCAGTGGCTCCTTGCCTCCGATGAAGAGCGTCAAACGTTTGGGGAGAATGCCCGGGAGCGAATATTAAGGGAGCACACATACCATAATCGTGCTGAGTTGGTCACCAGAGAACTTGGCAATATCAAAAATTTACCAGCAAAGCCGAGTATTAATACCGCAGACGATGTTTCGATCTATAGAAATCGTAAGCAAAGAGCATGCGAACCCGATGGAGTAAAACAATGA
- a CDS encoding GDP-L-fucose synthase family protein, whose translation MFWDGKNVLITGGAGFLGSSLVRTLEEHGLPRESMRIPRSRDLDLRRWENCVAAVDGIDVVIHLAAKVGGIGCNMANPGSLFYDNAVMGIQLMEAARQAGVGKFVAIGTICAYPKFTPVPFREENLWEGYPEETNAPYGLAKKMLLVQAQAYRQQYGFNAIYLLPVNLYGPGDNFDPASSHVIPALIKKFVEAVESGAKSVEVWGTGAASREFLYVDDAAEGIALAAERYDKPDPVNLGAGFEITIRDLATLIADITGFTGEIVWDTTKPDGQPRRCLDVSRAEREFGFRARTKFEDGLKETVEWYKRAGREGRT comes from the coding sequence TTGTTCTGGGATGGAAAGAACGTCCTTATCACAGGAGGGGCCGGGTTCCTGGGCTCCTCTCTGGTGAGGACGCTTGAAGAGCATGGACTCCCGCGGGAGAGTATGAGGATACCCCGGAGCCGTGACCTTGACCTGCGGCGATGGGAGAACTGTGTTGCCGCGGTCGATGGTATAGACGTTGTCATCCACCTTGCGGCAAAGGTCGGCGGCATCGGCTGCAACATGGCCAACCCGGGCTCCCTCTTCTATGACAACGCGGTTATGGGGATCCAGTTGATGGAGGCTGCACGGCAGGCGGGTGTGGGGAAGTTCGTTGCTATCGGGACGATCTGTGCCTACCCGAAGTTCACGCCGGTTCCGTTCCGGGAAGAGAATCTCTGGGAGGGGTATCCTGAGGAGACCAACGCGCCTTACGGCCTTGCAAAAAAGATGCTCCTTGTCCAGGCCCAGGCCTACCGGCAGCAGTATGGGTTTAACGCGATCTACCTTCTCCCGGTGAACCTCTACGGTCCGGGGGATAACTTTGATCCCGCAAGTTCGCATGTCATCCCGGCTCTCATCAAGAAGTTTGTTGAGGCGGTGGAGAGCGGTGCAAAGAGCGTTGAGGTCTGGGGCACCGGGGCGGCATCCCGGGAGTTTCTCTACGTCGATGATGCTGCGGAGGGGATCGCGCTTGCTGCCGAGCGCTACGACAAACCCGACCCGGTGAACCTCGGGGCGGGTTTTGAGATCACCATCCGTGATCTCGCGACACTCATCGCCGACATCACCGGGTTTACCGGGGAGATCGTCTGGGACACGACCAAGCCCGATGGCCAGCCCCGGCGGTGCCTGGATGTATCGCGCGCGGAGCGGGAGTTCGGGTTCCGGGCGAGAACAAAGTTTGAGGACGGATTGAAAGAAACGGTTGAGTGGTACAAAAGGGCAGGCAGGGAGGGGCGCACGTGA
- the gmd gene encoding GDP-mannose 4,6-dehydratase, which produces MMKKALITGITGQDGSYLAEFLLHKGYEVHGVIRRASTFNTSRIDHIYTDPHDPDARLFLHYGDLSDDEQISHIIYNIKPDEVYHLGAQSHVRVSFDTPEYTGNVTGLGTTRLLELIRRSENGTKFYQASSSEMFGATPPPQNETTPFYPRSPYACAKVYAYWMTRNYRDGYGIFAANGILFNHESPRRGETFVTRKITRGITRILAGKEKHLYMGNLDARRDWGFAPEYVECMWRILQQEEPEDFVIGTGESHSVREFLETAFSYAGLDWEDHVRIDPRYFRPTEVENLIADARKAREKLGWKPRVTFSDLTRIMVDADLRDAGLEPIGDGDEILARLYPERWWTID; this is translated from the coding sequence ATGATGAAAAAAGCGCTTATTACAGGTATCACCGGTCAGGACGGCTCCTATCTCGCCGAGTTTCTCCTCCACAAGGGTTATGAGGTGCACGGTGTCATAAGGCGGGCATCCACCTTCAATACCTCCAGGATCGACCATATCTATACCGACCCTCACGATCCAGACGCCCGGCTGTTCCTCCACTACGGTGATCTCTCTGACGATGAACAGATCTCGCACATAATATACAACATCAAACCCGACGAGGTCTATCACCTCGGTGCCCAGAGCCATGTGCGGGTCAGTTTCGATACCCCGGAATACACCGGCAATGTTACCGGCCTCGGAACAACACGTCTCCTTGAGCTGATCCGCAGAAGCGAGAACGGGACGAAGTTTTACCAGGCCTCAAGCAGCGAGATGTTCGGGGCGACACCACCTCCGCAGAACGAGACAACCCCGTTCTATCCGAGAAGCCCCTATGCCTGCGCAAAAGTCTACGCATACTGGATGACGCGAAACTACCGTGACGGATACGGGATCTTTGCTGCCAACGGCATCCTCTTCAACCACGAGTCTCCACGGCGGGGGGAGACGTTTGTGACGCGTAAGATCACAAGGGGGATCACCAGGATCCTTGCCGGCAAGGAGAAGCACCTCTACATGGGGAACCTGGACGCCCGGCGAGACTGGGGGTTTGCACCCGAGTATGTCGAGTGCATGTGGAGGATCCTTCAGCAGGAGGAGCCTGAAGACTTCGTCATCGGGACGGGGGAGAGCCATTCGGTCCGGGAATTCCTCGAGACCGCCTTCTCATACGCAGGCCTGGACTGGGAAGACCATGTAAGGATCGACCCACGCTACTTCCGGCCGACCGAGGTTGAAAACCTCATCGCGGATGCCAGAAAGGCCAGAGAGAAACTTGGCTGGAAACCACGGGTGACGTTTTCTGACCTGACCAGGATCATGGTTGACGCGGACCTGAGGGATGCAGGGCTTGAACCCATCGGCGATGGGGACGAGATCCTTGCCCGGCTTTACCCGGAACGGTGGTGGACGATAGATTGA
- a CDS encoding glycosyltransferase family 2 protein — protein sequence MSAHLPPTPASFAAAPLPDPGSIRTLVAMPAHNEEAAIAKTVLGARRHADAVLVVDDGSTDETAAIAEALGAIVVRHETNRGYGGALQTIFSTARRLGVEELVIIDADGQHDPAEIPGLLAALREGRDVVIGSRFLDGNGKAVPAYRKVGMKVLDVATTLAGKGLSITDSQSGFRAYGPRAIEVIHPNGEGMSAGSEILVQASDNRLKIAEVPIRVRYDIEGTSSENPVSHGVSVLMSIVRVISLRRPLLFFGIPGGLFALLGIGAEIYTFSLYYRTGQFHYIIFTGGFAALILGLMLVTSGLILYSLVQIIEQGKKGAANPGGEGAGERGGSSQPAGRV from the coding sequence ATGAGCGCACATCTTCCACCCACCCCCGCCTCATTTGCCGCCGCCCCCCTGCCCGACCCCGGCTCCATCCGGACGCTTGTCGCGATGCCGGCCCACAACGAGGAGGCTGCAATCGCAAAGACGGTTCTTGGCGCCCGGCGGCACGCCGACGCCGTCCTTGTCGTCGACGACGGTTCGACCGACGAGACGGCCGCGATCGCGGAGGCCCTCGGGGCTATCGTCGTCCGCCACGAGACCAACCGCGGCTATGGGGGCGCGCTCCAGACGATCTTTTCGACCGCGAGGAGGCTCGGCGTCGAGGAACTGGTCATCATCGATGCCGACGGCCAGCACGACCCGGCCGAGATCCCGGGGCTGCTTGCCGCGCTGCGGGAGGGGAGGGATGTGGTGATCGGCTCACGGTTCCTGGACGGCAACGGCAAAGCGGTGCCTGCCTACCGGAAGGTCGGGATGAAGGTGCTCGACGTCGCCACCACCCTTGCCGGCAAAGGCCTCTCGATCACCGACTCCCAGAGCGGGTTTCGGGCCTACGGCCCCCGGGCGATCGAGGTGATCCATCCTAACGGCGAGGGAATGAGCGCTGGCTCTGAGATCCTGGTCCAGGCAAGTGACAACCGCCTGAAGATTGCCGAGGTGCCGATCCGGGTTCGCTACGACATCGAGGGGACATCGAGTGAGAACCCGGTCTCCCACGGCGTCTCAGTCCTGATGAGCATTGTCAGGGTCATCAGCCTTCGCCGCCCCCTCCTCTTCTTCGGGATACCGGGCGGTCTGTTTGCCCTGCTCGGCATCGGCGCCGAGATCTACACCTTCTCCCTCTACTACCGCACCGGGCAGTTCCACTACATCATATTCACCGGGGGGTTTGCCGCGCTGATCCTGGGGTTGATGCTCGTGACGTCAGGGCTGATCCTCTACTCGCTTGTGCAGATAATCGAGCAGGGGAAGAAAGGGGCTGCGAACCCTGGAGGGGAAGGCGCGGGTGAGCGGGGAGGCTCCAGCCAGCCTGCGGGGAGGGTGTGA